A stretch of Candidatus Bipolaricaulota bacterium DNA encodes these proteins:
- a CDS encoding DUF5652 family protein produces MTFETSMLFWLIPLAIWSAVWKAIALWKSGRNNQLAWFVVMIILNTAGILPIVYLLFFQKKR; encoded by the coding sequence ATGACTTTCGAAACATCAATGTTATTTTGGCTGATTCCACTGGCCATCTGGTCGGCCGTCTGGAAAGCCATCGCTTTGTGGAAATCTGGCAGAAACAACCAATTGGCCTGGTTTGTGGTCATGATTATTTTAAACACGGCCGGAATCTTGCCCATCGTTTATCTGCTGTTTTTCCAAAAAAAGCGATAA
- the glyA gene encoding serine hydroxymethyltransferase has product MFENIKQTDPDIHRLILEEIDRQNNGLELIASENIVSMAVLEALGSPLTNKYSEGYPAKRYYAGNQVIDQIEQLAIDRAKKLFSAEHANVQPLSGAPANIAAYFALLEPGDTVLGMELSHGGHLTHGSPVTYISKIFKFERYGIEKDGSIDYDKLRTVAKKIKPKLILAGYSAYPRDLDYQKFKKIADEVGAYTMADIAHLAGLIAAGLLNNPCPIFDVVTTTTHKTLRGPRGGMILCKEKFAKQIDKSVFPGFQGGPHEHQIAGKAVAFKEAMQPEFKTYCEQVLKNAKALAQELLNQGFDLVTGGTDNHLMLVDLTNMNVSGKQADVALDEVGITLNKNMVPDDPRSPMDPSGIRLGTPAMTTRGMKEDEMRIVGQAIGKIIKNIDNQEIKDEIKNIVTELTSKHPIYERIS; this is encoded by the coding sequence ATGTTTGAAAACATAAAACAAACCGACCCCGACATTCATCGCTTAATTCTGGAAGAAATAGACAGACAAAATAACGGCCTCGAATTAATCGCCTCGGAAAACATTGTCTCCATGGCGGTGCTGGAAGCGCTGGGCTCGCCGCTGACCAATAAATATTCGGAAGGCTATCCGGCGAAAAGATATTACGCTGGCAATCAAGTCATTGATCAAATCGAACAGCTGGCCATTGATCGCGCGAAAAAATTGTTTTCCGCCGAGCACGCCAATGTCCAGCCGCTATCCGGCGCGCCCGCGAACATCGCCGCTTATTTCGCTCTACTTGAGCCGGGTGACACCGTTTTGGGCATGGAATTATCGCACGGCGGACACTTGACGCACGGCAGTCCGGTGACTTACATTTCCAAAATTTTCAAATTCGAAAGATACGGCATTGAAAAAGACGGCTCGATTGATTACGACAAATTGCGCACAGTGGCCAAAAAAATAAAACCGAAATTGATTTTGGCCGGGTATTCGGCATATCCTCGCGATTTGGATTATCAAAAATTCAAAAAAATAGCGGATGAGGTCGGCGCGTACACAATGGCTGACATCGCGCATCTGGCCGGCCTGATCGCCGCCGGACTTTTGAACAATCCCTGCCCGATATTTGACGTGGTGACCACGACAACGCACAAAACTTTGCGCGGACCGCGCGGCGGCATGATTTTATGCAAAGAAAAATTCGCCAAGCAAATCGATAAATCGGTCTTTCCGGGATTTCAAGGCGGACCGCACGAGCATCAAATCGCGGGCAAAGCCGTGGCGTTCAAAGAAGCGATGCAACCTGAATTTAAAACTTATTGCGAGCAGGTTTTAAAAAACGCCAAAGCCTTGGCGCAAGAATTATTGAATCAAGGATTTGACTTGGTGACCGGCGGCACGGACAATCACTTAATGCTGGTTGATCTGACCAATATGAACGTGTCCGGCAAGCAAGCTGACGTCGCGCTGGATGAAGTCGGCATCACTTTGAATAAAAACATGGTTCCCGATGATCCAAGATCGCCCATGGATCCTTCGGGCATCAGACTGGGCACGCCGGCCATGACCACTCGAGGCATGAAAGAAGATGAAATGAGAATAGTGGGACAAGCCATTGGCAAAATCATTAAAAATATCGACAATCAAGAAATTAAAGATGAGATTAAAAATATCGTGACGGAATTGACGTCCAAACACCCCATTTATGAAAGAATCAGCTAA
- a CDS encoding bifunctional 5,10-methylenetetrahydrofolate dehydrogenase/5,10-methenyltetrahydrofolate cyclohydrolase, with amino-acid sequence MKESAKIIDGRIIADKIKNDISRRVTNMDKKPGLAAILVGDDKASELYVKLKKKACEFTGIDFHRYNFEGDYRQKEIIETIEFLNADPSIDAILVQLPLPKKYNEDKIISAIDPKKDVDGFHPENIKKLLEGKPFIISPAALGIMELIKAAGRPLENQNILIICNSKLFSEPLKYLLGKKNSVMAVSQTHKDLAELGQKSDILIVAIGQPEQIGKEFVKPGAIVIDVGINESDGETVGDVNFFDVCEKAGFITPVPGGVGPMTVAMLLENVLKLHEFCNHSQ; translated from the coding sequence ATGAAAGAATCAGCTAAAATAATCGACGGCAGGATAATCGCCGACAAAATCAAAAACGACATCAGCCGTCGAGTGACCAATATGGACAAAAAGCCGGGCTTGGCGGCTATTTTGGTTGGTGACGACAAGGCTTCCGAGCTTTACGTCAAATTAAAAAAAAAGGCCTGCGAATTCACTGGCATTGATTTTCATCGCTATAATTTCGAAGGAGATTATCGGCAGAAAGAAATAATCGAAACGATTGAATTTTTAAATGCGGATCCTTCCATTGACGCAATATTGGTGCAATTGCCGCTGCCGAAAAAATACAATGAAGACAAAATCATTTCCGCCATTGATCCGAAAAAAGACGTTGACGGTTTTCATCCGGAAAACATAAAAAAACTGCTGGAAGGAAAACCGTTTATAATTTCCCCGGCCGCTTTGGGCATTATGGAATTGATTAAGGCGGCGGGCAGACCGCTGGAAAATCAAAATATTTTGATAATTTGCAATTCAAAACTTTTTTCCGAACCGCTGAAATATCTGCTCGGCAAAAAAAATTCGGTCATGGCTGTGAGCCAAACGCATAAAGACCTGGCCGAATTGGGACAAAAATCGGATATTCTGATCGTGGCCATCGGCCAACCGGAACAAATCGGCAAGGAATTCGTCAAACCCGGAGCCATCGTTATTGACGTGGGCATTAATGAATCGGATGGCGAGACCGTGGGCGACGTGAACTTTTTCGATGTGTGCGAAAAAGCGGGCTTTATCACTCCCGTGCCCGGCGGCGTGGGGCCCATGACCGTGGCCATGCTTTTGGAGAATGTGTTGAAATTACACGAATTTTGTAATCATTCGCAATAA
- a CDS encoding LssY C-terminal domain-containing protein, translated as MKIKTILKIVLALIIIYLIYKIWYVVAVWSDRVGILTFGLIFFLLLFYLLNRFFAKEGKKSYHFFKSIWGSIKKALADNPEIKKLAAKHPGFFDFSKRRFKKDKFSGRPLTLLAIAFVYILFVLFGIVRGILSFGPIVQTDVRIANLLYAFQSSFFVKIFTWITFLGNWQMVVSTALLFSVLLYFWRKKIYILALAIIMGGTELFTYLGKLLLERPRPVGVNVQIESLYAFPSGHSAAAFALWGFIAYCFLRNIKSQKIRINAIFSILLLIFAIGFSRLYLGVHFLSDVFGGFLLGLLWLIIGISILELKNFGKGKEISQIPKLKIAAVVLLAIEVILYIPLALNYKPILKTTSNYIQTISDEQNILSIFTDYQLPQYSETPTGAEQEPISFLIIAKDDESFIDAFKKSGWFEADKLNFGSALNMARSAVLNNEYDNAPMTPVFWHEKINDFGFEKPTEENTVRIRHHARFWKMDLTTADGKRIYAGTASLDSGLKTIVAHKISPEIDKEREYIFSDLQKTENIAAYDKKQFVESYVGKNFAGDLFYTDGQIYIIYLK; from the coding sequence ATGAAAATAAAAACCATACTTAAAATCGTCCTCGCGCTGATTATCATTTATTTGATTTATAAAATCTGGTACGTCGTGGCAGTCTGGTCCGATCGCGTGGGCATTTTAACTTTCGGCCTGATCTTCTTTTTACTGCTCTTTTATTTGCTGAATCGATTCTTCGCCAAGGAAGGAAAAAAATCATATCATTTTTTCAAATCAATCTGGGGCTCGATAAAAAAAGCTTTGGCCGATAATCCGGAAATAAAAAAACTGGCCGCCAAGCATCCGGGGTTTTTTGATTTTTCAAAAAGAAGATTCAAAAAAGATAAATTTTCCGGCAGGCCACTGACTCTTTTGGCGATCGCCTTCGTCTATATTCTTTTTGTCTTGTTCGGAATTGTCCGAGGCATTTTGAGTTTCGGACCGATAGTCCAAACCGATGTTCGAATCGCGAATTTATTGTACGCTTTTCAAAGTTCGTTTTTTGTAAAAATTTTCACCTGGATTACCTTTTTGGGCAACTGGCAGATGGTTGTCTCGACCGCGCTTTTGTTTTCTGTCCTGCTTTATTTCTGGAGAAAAAAAATATACATTTTGGCTCTGGCGATTATCATGGGCGGAACGGAATTGTTCACTTACTTGGGAAAATTGCTGCTCGAGCGGCCCAGGCCGGTCGGCGTAAACGTTCAAATAGAATCTTTGTACGCATTCCCGAGCGGCCATTCGGCTGCCGCGTTCGCTTTGTGGGGATTTATCGCTTATTGTTTTTTGCGTAATATTAAAAGTCAAAAAATTCGAATCAACGCCATCTTCTCCATTTTGCTGCTTATTTTCGCCATCGGATTCAGCCGACTTTATCTGGGCGTGCATTTTTTAAGCGATGTTTTCGGAGGCTTTTTACTGGGTTTATTGTGGCTGATTATCGGCATTAGTATTTTGGAATTGAAAAATTTCGGCAAAGGCAAAGAAATATCTCAAATTCCGAAATTAAAAATTGCCGCCGTTGTTTTGCTGGCCATTGAAGTCATTCTCTATATTCCTTTGGCGCTAAATTACAAACCCATTCTTAAAACAACGAGCAATTACATTCAAACGATCTCGGATGAGCAAAACATTTTAAGCATTTTCACGGATTATCAACTCCCTCAATATTCGGAAACCCCCACGGGCGCGGAACAGGAACCCATAAGTTTTTTGATTATCGCCAAAGATGATGAATCTTTTATTGACGCGTTCAAAAAATCAGGCTGGTTTGAAGCGGATAAACTTAATTTCGGCTCGGCTTTGAATATGGCCAGATCAGCCGTTCTCAACAACGAATATGACAACGCGCCCATGACGCCCGTGTTTTGGCATGAGAAAATCAATGATTTCGGATTTGAAAAACCGACCGAAGAAAATACGGTCAGGATCAGGCATCACGCCAGATTTTGGAAGATGGATTTGACGACCGCGGACGGAAAGCGCATTTACGCGGGCACGGCCAGCTTGGACTCAGGATTAAAAACCATTGTCGCTCATAAGATCAGCCCGGAAATAGACAAAGAAAGAGAATACATTTTTTCTGATTTGCAAAAAACGGAAAACATTGCCGCTTATGACAAAAAACAGTTCGTGGAGTCATACGTGGGCAAAAACTTCGCCGGGGATCTCTTTTACACGGACGGACAAATATATATTATTTATCTCAAATAA
- the dnaB gene encoding replicative DNA helicase yields MDNLTKIPPQNLEAEQFLLGSLLIDKDAFLKIADIIDPEDFYKTAHRIIFEQMRKLYSQQEPIDFLTLSNALEENKMIDKIGGKSYLTQLSNIVPTSSHAANYAEIIRKKATRRRLLDAAGEIVEIGYDEEREVDKLLDQAEQKLFSVSQKHLKRAFVPINSILNEAFDRIDEIHKGDGKLRGIPTGFGDLDNLLGGLQKSDLVILAARPSVGKTSLALDIARQAAVRSKTPVGIFSLEMSKEQLVDRLLCAEANVDLWKMRTGKLSDREDNDDFPRIGHAMGLLSEAPIYIDDSAMCNVLDIRTKARRLQAEHGLGLIVLDYLQLMEARANAESRVQAVAEMTRALKGIARELNIPVLALSQLSRAVEMSKPAIPKLAHLRESGSIEQDADVVMFIYRKTADRNFTPEQISPDEKYMAEIHVAKHRNGPTGLVKLFFQEQTASFKNLTRNM; encoded by the coding sequence ATGGACAATCTAACTAAAATTCCACCTCAAAATCTGGAAGCCGAACAATTTCTTTTGGGTTCGCTTTTGATCGACAAAGACGCGTTTTTGAAAATCGCGGATATTATAGATCCCGAAGATTTTTATAAAACAGCTCATCGGATAATTTTCGAGCAAATGAGAAAATTATACAGTCAGCAAGAACCGATTGATTTTCTGACTTTGTCAAACGCGCTGGAAGAAAATAAAATGATTGATAAAATCGGCGGCAAAAGTTATTTGACCCAGCTTTCGAACATTGTGCCAACCTCAAGCCACGCCGCCAATTACGCTGAAATCATCAGAAAAAAAGCCACGCGGCGAAGACTTTTGGACGCGGCCGGAGAAATAGTGGAAATCGGCTATGATGAAGAAAGAGAAGTGGACAAATTATTGGATCAGGCCGAACAAAAACTTTTTTCCGTTTCGCAAAAACATCTTAAACGAGCTTTCGTGCCAATCAACAGCATTTTAAACGAAGCCTTCGATCGCATCGATGAAATTCACAAAGGCGACGGCAAATTGCGCGGCATTCCCACGGGTTTCGGGGATCTGGATAATCTGCTGGGCGGTTTGCAAAAGTCGGATTTGGTAATCTTGGCGGCCAGGCCATCGGTGGGAAAAACTTCGCTGGCGCTCGATATCGCCAGGCAAGCCGCGGTCAGATCAAAAACTCCGGTCGGCATATTCAGCCTGGAAATGTCAAAAGAGCAGCTGGTTGACCGCTTGCTTTGCGCCGAAGCCAATGTCGATTTATGGAAAATGAGAACGGGCAAATTGTCCGACCGCGAAGACAATGACGACTTTCCCAGAATCGGCCATGCCATGGGCTTATTGTCAGAAGCGCCGATTTACATCGACGACTCGGCCATGTGCAATGTTCTGGATATTCGAACCAAAGCGAGGCGTCTTCAAGCCGAACACGGTCTGGGTTTAATAGTGCTTGATTATTTGCAATTGATGGAAGCTCGAGCCAATGCCGAAAGCCGAGTGCAAGCCGTGGCCGAAATGACCAGGGCGCTCAAAGGCATTGCCAGGGAATTAAACATCCCAGTATTGGCCTTGTCGCAGTTGTCCCGCGCCGTGGAAATGAGCAAACCGGCCATTCCGAAATTGGCGCATCTTAGAGAATCGGGTTCAATCGAACAAGACGCGGACGTGGTCATGTTCATTTACAGAAAAACCGCGGACAGAAATTTTACTCCGGAGCAAATCTCTCCGGATGAAAAATATATGGCGGAAATCCACGTGGCCAAACACAGAAACGGCCCTACCGGACTGGTCAAGCTGTTTTTTCAAGAACAAACGGCCAGCTTCAAAAATCTGACGAGGAATATGTAA
- a CDS encoding YbaB/EbfC family nucleoid-associated protein, with protein sequence MSFFDQIKQMKQLQAQMAEEFAEGSAGFGKVKIKINGAQEILDVQIDESLLENKEKLQNLIKEATNDAIKKIQRQMALKMRGQMGGGFPGL encoded by the coding sequence ATGAGTTTTTTCGATCAAATCAAACAAATGAAACAGCTCCAAGCCCAAATGGCGGAAGAATTCGCCGAAGGCTCGGCCGGGTTTGGAAAAGTAAAAATTAAAATCAACGGCGCGCAGGAAATTTTGGACGTGCAAATCGATGAAAGTCTTTTGGAAAACAAAGAAAAGCTTCAAAATCTCATCAAAGAAGCGACAAACGACGCCATTAAAAAAATCCAGCGGCAAATGGCTTTAAAAATGAGAGGCCAAATGGGCGGAGGATTTCCGGGGCTTTAA
- the recR gene encoding recombination mediator RecR: MVIYPSEIENLIDKFNKLPGIGRKTSEKFVFYLLRENPLFLNEFSASILNLKKNLNFCQKCGNFSGTKTICEICADERRDKSLLCIIEDIQDLAVIESTGEYHGQYHVLGGQINPLEGITPEKLNIQKLIDRVKAEKFSEIILALNPDIQGEATSLYLVKLFKPLNVKFTKLARGLAMGSDLEYTDETTLTNALKGRQEVK, translated from the coding sequence ATGGTCATATACCCTTCCGAAATCGAAAACCTCATCGACAAATTCAACAAACTTCCCGGCATTGGCAGAAAAACATCGGAGAAGTTTGTTTTTTATTTGCTCAGGGAAAATCCCCTCTTTCTTAATGAATTTTCAGCCAGCATTTTAAATTTGAAAAAAAATCTCAACTTTTGCCAAAAATGCGGCAACTTCTCCGGCACAAAAACGATTTGCGAAATCTGCGCTGATGAACGCAGAGACAAATCGCTTCTTTGCATTATCGAAGACATTCAAGATCTGGCCGTGATCGAATCGACCGGAGAATACCACGGGCAATATCACGTGCTCGGAGGACAAATCAATCCGCTCGAAGGAATTACTCCCGAAAAATTGAATATTCAAAAATTAATCGACCGAGTCAAAGCCGAAAAATTTTCGGAGATAATTTTGGCCTTAAATCCGGACATTCAAGGCGAAGCCACTTCCCTATACTTGGTCAAACTCTTCAAACCGCTCAACGTCAAATTCACCAAACTCGCCCGCGGCCTGGCCATGGGCAGCGATTTGGAATACACGGATGAGACCACTTTGACCAACGCGCTCAAAGGCAGGCAGGAGGTAAAGTAA
- a CDS encoding tyrosine/phenylalanine carboxypeptidase domain-containing protein, whose product MQNFEKPKAIDEQWYDTFEKHAAFQAYEYMDGDKEYREEQKKKFIAGEMENPELDYPKIDVKKIEETEQILLKLRKDIKTLEENEIVSQLYRWRLNEKIAELRILKAAANKDMHRFQGYSEFVYGAPSPDIFAYTVQNVRKTAEKAVESDNADVKKTAQELLSALPDKMPEVKIQELPDEPTVQLAKEMTEKEMSDLINISYKDGNFNAEDITAIFTQALAGLRADGWQVAIDKSSKTAISVDQELKTIKIPESRKMLFNKLRTLIAHEIGTHVARRTNGERSRLKLLGLGLDRYEKGEEGVATMREQALSEELNDFAGLDGHLAIGLACGLDDQPRDFRKVYEILEKYYRLNNLLRGKKMEEAVSASTTIAWNRAIRTFRGTDCKTPGVCFTKDIIYREGNIETWNVVKNKPEEMSRFSIGKYDPANPRHIWILDTLGITDKELNQAQQTS is encoded by the coding sequence ATGCAAAACTTTGAAAAACCAAAAGCGATAGACGAACAATGGTATGACACTTTTGAAAAACACGCGGCCTTTCAAGCTTATGAATACATGGATGGCGATAAAGAATACCGGGAAGAACAAAAAAAGAAATTTATAGCAGGCGAAATGGAAAATCCCGAATTGGATTATCCTAAAATCGATGTGAAAAAAATTGAAGAAACGGAACAAATTCTTCTAAAGCTTCGTAAAGACATTAAAACCCTGGAAGAAAATGAAATAGTCAGCCAGCTTTACAGGTGGCGGCTTAATGAAAAAATTGCCGAGCTTCGAATCCTAAAAGCGGCGGCCAATAAAGACATGCATCGCTTTCAAGGATATTCGGAGTTTGTCTATGGCGCGCCTTCACCTGATATATTCGCTTACACTGTGCAAAACGTTAGGAAAACCGCTGAAAAGGCCGTTGAATCGGATAATGCTGATGTTAAAAAAACCGCTCAGGAATTGCTGTCCGCTCTGCCAGACAAAATGCCTGAAGTTAAAATTCAAGAATTGCCCGATGAGCCTACCGTGCAACTGGCTAAAGAAATGACGGAAAAAGAGATGAGCGACTTGATCAACATTTCGTACAAAGACGGAAATTTTAACGCTGAAGATATCACGGCAATATTCACCCAAGCTTTGGCCGGCCTGCGCGCCGATGGCTGGCAGGTGGCGATTGACAAAAGCAGTAAAACGGCCATCAGCGTTGATCAAGAATTAAAAACAATAAAAATTCCAGAGTCGAGAAAAATGCTTTTTAATAAACTCAGGACGCTGATCGCCCACGAAATAGGCACTCATGTCGCCCGCCGAACGAACGGAGAGCGAAGCCGCTTGAAATTGCTGGGTCTGGGACTGGATCGGTATGAAAAAGGCGAGGAAGGCGTGGCCACAATGAGAGAGCAAGCTTTATCAGAAGAGCTGAATGATTTCGCCGGACTGGACGGCCATCTGGCCATCGGATTGGCATGCGGGCTTGACGACCAACCCAGGGATTTCAGAAAAGTGTATGAAATTTTGGAAAAATATTACCGGCTGAATAATTTGCTGCGAGGCAAAAAAATGGAAGAAGCCGTATCCGCTTCAACGACAATTGCTTGGAACCGCGCGATTCGCACGTTCAGAGGCACTGACTGCAAAACTCCGGGCGTCTGCTTCACCAAGGATATAATTTACCGCGAAGGCAACATTGAAACATGGAATGTCGTAAAAAATAAACCGGAAGAGATGTCGCGCTTTAGCATCGGCAAATATGATCCGGCCAATCCGCGGCACATTTGGATCCTAGATACGCTGGGAATAACCGATAAGGAATTAAATCAAGCGCAACAGACCTCCTAA
- a CDS encoding DUF1653 domain-containing protein: protein MSKSCTSYNFPLGKYKHFKGNIYEVIGSAKHSETLEDLVIYRSVENPDELWVRPKKMFFEEVEVNGEKIPRFEFME from the coding sequence ATGTCCAAATCTTGCACATCTTATAACTTCCCCTTAGGCAAATACAAACATTTCAAAGGCAATATCTACGAAGTCATCGGCTCGGCCAAACACAGCGAAACATTGGAAGATTTGGTGATTTATCGCTCGGTTGAGAATCCCGACGAGCTTTGGGTTCGGCCGAAAAAAATGTTTTTTGAAGAAGTGGAAGTAAACGGAGAGAAGATTCCCAGATTCGAATTTATGGAATAA
- the rplU gene encoding 50S ribosomal protein L21 — translation MIIAVIKTGGKQYVVTPNKMLKIEKIEGQAGDKVSFDAMLVSDASAKDFDLGLPLTSKKVETEIIEQGRAKKIDVIKYKSKTRYRRKYGHRQPFTQIKILSVGGVKAGVKKVEPKKTATKTVKK, via the coding sequence ATGATCATTGCAGTGATAAAAACCGGAGGCAAGCAATACGTTGTTACTCCTAACAAAATGTTGAAAATAGAAAAAATTGAAGGCCAGGCCGGCGATAAGGTTTCGTTTGACGCCATGCTCGTCTCTGATGCTTCAGCTAAGGATTTTGATTTGGGCCTGCCGCTCACTTCAAAGAAAGTCGAAACGGAAATTATAGAGCAGGGCAGAGCCAAAAAAATTGATGTTATCAAGTACAAAAGCAAAACCAGATATCGAAGAAAATACGGACATCGGCAGCCTTTTACGCAAATTAAAATTTTAAGCGTTGGCGGAGTGAAAGCTGGAGTAAAGAAGGTTGAGCCGAAAAAAACGGCTACAAAAACTGTGAAGAAATAA
- a CDS encoding MraY family glycosyltransferase, giving the protein MNAADYIAAAAIAFMSGVVLTITVRFLAKKLKILDYPNSLRKIHHKPVPKMGGLALFLAFNAVILIYVYFTKELVGSNILIKYIWGLLFGGAFLMLGGILDDKYNLKPKYQIIWPILAVISVGMSGIGIDWISNPFGDGIWHLAKYQIDLLWFHGIPYRVTFLADLFTFIWLMGMMYTTKILDGLDGLVGGITTIGALFIFAVSLMNKDVQPDVALLAIIFAGVCLGFLIFNFHPASIFLGEGGSTYTGFVLGTLSIISGSKVTVTLMLLSLPILDVAWTLIRRKMEKKSFSFSDKKHLHHRLLDAGFGVKRASVFLWLISAILAGAALYLQTKGLAFLILGMAALLTFMLIMAFAYKKAKELREKE; this is encoded by the coding sequence ATGAATGCCGCCGATTATATCGCCGCGGCAGCGATCGCGTTTATGTCCGGCGTTGTTTTGACCATAACGGTTCGCTTCCTGGCGAAAAAATTAAAAATTCTGGATTATCCGAATAGCCTCAGAAAAATTCACCATAAACCGGTTCCTAAAATGGGCGGACTGGCTTTGTTCTTGGCGTTTAACGCGGTGATTTTAATTTATGTTTATTTCACCAAGGAACTTGTCGGCAGCAACATTTTAATAAAATACATCTGGGGCTTGCTGTTCGGCGGCGCATTTTTAATGTTGGGCGGGATTTTGGATGACAAATATAATTTAAAACCCAAATATCAAATCATTTGGCCGATCCTGGCCGTAATATCGGTAGGCATGTCCGGCATCGGCATTGATTGGATTTCCAATCCGTTCGGCGACGGCATTTGGCATTTGGCCAAATATCAAATCGATTTATTGTGGTTTCACGGCATTCCTTACCGCGTTACTTTTTTGGCTGATTTGTTCACTTTCATTTGGCTGATGGGCATGATGTACACCACGAAAATTTTGGACGGTTTGGATGGCTTGGTCGGCGGCATTACGACAATCGGCGCGCTGTTTATTTTCGCGGTGTCCTTGATGAATAAAGATGTTCAGCCGGATGTGGCTTTACTGGCGATCATTTTTGCGGGCGTATGCTTGGGCTTTTTGATTTTCAATTTTCACCCCGCGTCCATTTTTCTCGGCGAAGGCGGCAGCACGTACACGGGTTTTGTGTTGGGCACGCTGTCCATTATTTCAGGCAGTAAAGTGACGGTGACCTTGATGTTGCTCAGCCTGCCCATACTCGACGTGGCTTGGACGCTCATTAGGCGCAAAATGGAAAAAAAATCATTCAGTTTTTCCGACAAAAAACATCTTCATCATCGTTTGCTTGACGCCGGTTTCGGCGTCAAGAGAGCCAGCGTGTTTTTGTGGTTAATCAGCGCGATTTTGGCCGGAGCGGCGCTGTATTTGCAGACCAAAGGCTTGGCTTTTTTAATTTTGGGCATGGCCGCGCTCTTGACATTTATGTTGATTATGGCTTTCGCTTATAAAAAAGCCAAAGAATTAAGGGAAAAAGAGTGA